A genomic segment from Deltaproteobacteria bacterium encodes:
- the bioD gene encoding dethiobiotin synthase, whose translation MKHTGVFITGTDTGVGKTIITAALARTLLNRGMNVGVMKPVETGCARSPKGLIPTDSEFLIKAGRSKDPKTLITPYTLEAPVAPSEAAELAGVEINDEYILDCYLKLKERHDFMIVEGAGGLMVPIYQRLLVSDLIKLLELPIILVCRPNLGTINHSLLSIQYAEDQGIPILGFIINRRRDEIHAAEEKSPILIEKLSGVPFLGTKPYIEDSLLDEEFIEKSAEYFEDLIQLDSLGL comes from the coding sequence GTGAAACACACGGGTGTCTTTATTACCGGCACCGACACCGGTGTCGGCAAGACCATCATCACCGCCGCACTGGCGCGAACACTGCTCAACCGCGGGATGAACGTGGGCGTGATGAAACCGGTGGAAACCGGCTGTGCCCGAAGCCCCAAAGGGCTGATTCCGACGGACTCCGAATTTCTGATCAAGGCGGGACGATCCAAAGACCCGAAGACACTGATCACCCCCTACACCCTTGAAGCCCCGGTTGCTCCTTCGGAAGCAGCGGAACTGGCCGGTGTGGAAATCAATGATGAATATATCCTCGATTGCTACCTCAAACTGAAAGAACGGCACGATTTCATGATCGTGGAAGGGGCCGGAGGACTGATGGTCCCCATCTATCAGCGCCTTCTGGTCTCCGACCTGATCAAGTTACTGGAACTGCCCATCATCCTGGTCTGCCGCCCGAACCTGGGCACAATCAATCATTCTCTCCTGTCGATCCAATATGCTGAAGATCAGGGAATCCCAATCCTCGGATTCATCATCAACCGTCGCCGGGACGAGATCCATGCAGCTGAAGAAAAGAGCCCCATCCTCATCGAAAAGCTTTCCGGCGTCCCCTTCCTCGGCACCAAACCCTATATTGAAGATTCCCTCCTGGATGAAGAATTCATTGAAAAATCCGCGGAGTACTTCGAAGACCTGATTCAACTGGATTCCCTCGGACTGTAG
- a CDS encoding bifunctional (p)ppGpp synthetase/guanosine-3',5'-bis(diphosphate) 3'-pyrophosphohydrolase, translating to MKTEDKIIQKKPSPAARDPRLEKLLMKMSRKNADIRKTEVREAYRFLRETIAHEKGKDQSFDVEAPLETAEILADLTTDEEAIIAALLYHLVKSKRTTLEEIRERFSPDVATLVQGVTRTSRVKFKSRLEEQAENFRKMLLAMARDLRVVMLNLAKRLQVMRNIEKFDPETQQEIATETIEIYAPLAHRLGIALIKWELEDLCLKVLHPAAYHELEERVPQNLQERNAYIRKVIHFIRREMKAQGLPGTVVGRSKHFYSIYQKIVKRGVSFEDIFDLAALRIITHKPSQCYAILGLIHSLWKPVPGRFKDYIGVPKTNMYQSLHTTVIGPDGQKVEFQIRTEEMHRVAEEGIAAHWKYKEGGRDKNAVSSLDRKLAWLRQLLEWQKEVKNPREFMENVKTDLFEDTVYVFTPEGEIKELPRGATPLDFAYSIHSDVGNRCTGARIDTRMVPLKTPLKTGNTVEILTSKNQVPSKDWLKMVKTTKAKTRIRHFLKQEEHKRSLSLGNEILDKTARKHGLTLTRMLKSDEMQKVVEEYGFAQPEKLIAAVGYGKISAQQVLARFLPREEEPQPEAAVKPRKPAGKSKDGIKIRGIGDILVHFSRCCNPVPGDEIIGFITQGQGVSIHTTECTNVTGGTLNPERIVDVDWDVREEIARSVRISVITNNQPGVLTNISARISTENINISEVNVRTRKDGRAICRFVLEIKNRKDLDHILHAISEIRDVLEVKRVMRA from the coding sequence ATGAAGACCGAAGACAAAATCATTCAGAAGAAGCCTTCCCCCGCGGCAAGGGATCCCCGTCTGGAAAAGCTCCTGATGAAGATGTCCCGGAAGAATGCCGATATCCGGAAAACAGAGGTTCGGGAGGCCTACCGGTTCCTTCGGGAAACGATCGCTCATGAGAAAGGGAAAGATCAATCCTTTGATGTGGAAGCCCCCCTCGAAACAGCCGAAATTCTGGCCGACCTGACAACGGACGAAGAAGCCATCATCGCCGCGCTCCTGTACCACCTGGTCAAGAGTAAACGAACAACCCTCGAAGAAATCCGGGAGCGGTTCAGCCCCGACGTCGCCACACTGGTGCAGGGCGTCACACGAACAAGCCGGGTCAAATTCAAGAGCCGCCTTGAGGAACAGGCGGAAAATTTCCGGAAGATGCTCCTCGCCATGGCCCGGGACCTTCGCGTGGTCATGCTGAATCTGGCCAAACGTCTCCAGGTCATGCGTAACATCGAGAAGTTTGATCCGGAAACGCAACAGGAAATCGCCACGGAGACCATTGAGATCTACGCCCCCCTTGCACACCGGTTAGGAATCGCGCTGATCAAGTGGGAGTTGGAAGACCTCTGCCTGAAGGTCCTGCACCCGGCAGCCTATCATGAACTAGAAGAACGGGTCCCACAGAATCTGCAGGAGCGCAACGCTTACATCAGGAAGGTGATTCATTTTATCCGAAGAGAGATGAAGGCCCAGGGTCTTCCCGGCACCGTTGTGGGACGTTCCAAACATTTTTACAGCATCTATCAGAAAATCGTCAAACGGGGCGTCTCCTTTGAAGACATCTTCGACCTGGCGGCGTTGCGAATCATCACGCATAAACCGAGCCAGTGCTACGCCATCCTCGGTTTGATTCACTCCCTCTGGAAACCGGTTCCCGGCCGTTTCAAGGATTATATCGGCGTCCCGAAAACCAATATGTATCAGTCCCTGCACACCACCGTCATCGGCCCGGACGGCCAGAAGGTGGAGTTTCAGATCCGGACGGAGGAGATGCACCGGGTGGCCGAGGAAGGAATCGCCGCACACTGGAAATACAAGGAGGGGGGCCGGGACAAAAACGCCGTCTCGTCACTGGACCGGAAGCTGGCCTGGCTCCGGCAACTCCTGGAATGGCAGAAGGAAGTCAAGAACCCCAGGGAGTTCATGGAGAACGTAAAGACCGACCTCTTCGAGGATACGGTCTATGTATTTACACCCGAAGGCGAGATCAAGGAACTCCCCCGTGGAGCGACGCCGCTCGACTTCGCTTACAGCATCCACTCGGATGTCGGCAACCGTTGTACGGGCGCCAGGATCGATACCCGAATGGTCCCGCTGAAAACCCCGCTGAAAACGGGCAATACCGTAGAGATCCTGACGTCGAAAAATCAGGTCCCCAGCAAGGACTGGCTGAAGATGGTAAAAACCACCAAAGCCAAAACCCGGATTCGGCATTTTCTGAAGCAGGAAGAACACAAACGAAGTCTTTCCCTGGGAAACGAGATCCTCGACAAAACGGCCCGCAAGCATGGTCTGACCCTGACCCGGATGCTCAAAAGCGATGAGATGCAAAAGGTCGTGGAAGAATACGGTTTTGCCCAACCGGAAAAACTGATCGCCGCGGTGGGATACGGAAAAATCTCGGCCCAACAGGTCCTTGCACGGTTCCTCCCCAGGGAAGAAGAACCCCAACCGGAAGCAGCCGTGAAACCCCGGAAACCCGCCGGAAAATCAAAAGACGGGATCAAAATCCGCGGGATCGGAGACATCCTGGTTCATTTTTCCCGCTGCTGCAATCCGGTTCCCGGCGATGAGATCATCGGTTTTATCACACAGGGACAAGGGGTCTCCATCCACACGACGGAGTGTACCAACGTCACAGGCGGCACCCTGAATCCGGAACGGATCGTCGATGTCGACTGGGACGTCCGGGAAGAGATCGCCCGTTCCGTCCGGATCTCCGTCATCACCAACAATCAGCCGGGAGTCCTGACCAACATCAGCGCCCGGATCTCCACGGAAAACATCAACATCAGCGAAGTCAATGTGCGCACCCGTAAAGACGGCCGGGCGATCTGCCGGTTCGTCCTGGAGATCAAAAACAGAAAAGACCTGGACCATATCCTCCATGCCATATCGGAGATCCGGGATGTGTTGGAGGTCAAGCGGGTCATGAGGGCATAG
- a CDS encoding response regulator — MGAKLLLADDSVTIQKVVELTLADEDYEITTVSDGAAALEKAETLHPNLILADIVMPELNGYELCEKIRQNSALAETPVILLSSTFETYDETRGATVGANDHIVKPFESDELSRKIRNWIEKKSEENTVTETDALQEQEVLRSLEASVADEVPEPEIVDEDTFEFELTDEFMEEAEEMFEEPEELPAAADIPEEVLPEETLFEEEPAVSDALAGEGVPTEEEPSEIGWAETPEEIAPSRIEENPPSLQAEEEEPQMEEISPQENPAEEAEIDRSLLDEEEVEVYEIPEEFAESESEDPTIEEQPAEESVEEPETYRIEDAPVDLMDEFIAAEESVETSETVTVEEDLMDAEIPGAVRNEQMPESPAAVEKMTSFEADAAPAGPAETGKPAEELRTTTGETMEETTSFDTLYPTQGATTSEWSPEVTSFGGEPEEVTEEVVEKPLQTDVAESSTPSVTEESLRNIVQEMVNRKAEEMIERIAWEVIPDLAEVMIRKEIERLQQEVEHS, encoded by the coding sequence ATGGGTGCAAAATTATTGCTGGCAGATGACAGTGTAACCATCCAGAAAGTTGTGGAACTGACGCTGGCCGACGAGGATTACGAAATTACCACCGTTTCAGACGGTGCGGCCGCTCTGGAAAAGGCCGAGACACTTCATCCGAACCTGATCCTGGCGGATATCGTCATGCCGGAACTCAACGGCTATGAACTCTGCGAGAAGATCCGTCAAAACTCCGCCCTGGCAGAGACACCGGTGATTCTTCTTTCCAGCACCTTTGAAACCTACGATGAAACCCGGGGCGCCACGGTCGGCGCCAATGATCATATCGTCAAGCCCTTTGAATCGGACGAACTCTCCCGGAAAATCCGGAACTGGATCGAAAAGAAATCGGAAGAAAACACCGTAACGGAAACCGATGCTCTTCAGGAGCAGGAAGTCCTTCGGTCGCTGGAAGCATCCGTCGCAGACGAAGTCCCGGAACCGGAGATCGTCGATGAAGACACCTTTGAGTTCGAGCTGACCGACGAATTCATGGAAGAAGCGGAAGAAATGTTTGAAGAACCGGAAGAACTACCGGCCGCCGCGGACATCCCGGAAGAAGTTCTGCCCGAAGAAACCCTCTTCGAGGAGGAACCGGCTGTATCGGATGCCCTTGCCGGCGAAGGCGTTCCGACGGAAGAGGAACCTTCGGAGATCGGCTGGGCCGAAACACCGGAAGAGATCGCACCCTCCCGGATAGAGGAGAATCCTCCTTCCCTGCAAGCTGAAGAGGAAGAGCCGCAGATGGAGGAGATCTCACCCCAGGAAAACCCCGCGGAGGAAGCGGAAATCGACCGTTCCCTTCTGGATGAGGAAGAGGTGGAGGTTTACGAAATCCCCGAAGAATTTGCCGAATCGGAAAGCGAAGATCCGACTATTGAAGAGCAACCGGCGGAAGAGAGCGTGGAAGAACCGGAAACCTACAGGATTGAGGACGCCCCCGTGGATCTGATGGATGAATTCATCGCTGCGGAAGAGTCCGTTGAAACTTCAGAGACCGTTACCGTGGAAGAAGACCTGATGGACGCGGAAATCCCGGGAGCCGTCCGGAACGAACAAATGCCGGAAAGCCCGGCCGCCGTTGAGAAGATGACCTCCTTCGAAGCGGATGCGGCGCCCGCCGGACCTGCGGAAACAGGAAAACCGGCGGAAGAACTCCGGACCACCACCGGGGAAACAATGGAAGAAACCACATCCTTTGATACCCTCTACCCGACGCAGGGAGCCACAACCTCGGAATGGTCCCCGGAAGTCACCTCGTTTGGCGGAGAACCGGAAGAGGTGACCGAAGAGGTCGTCGAAAAACCTCTGCAGACGGATGTTGCGGAGTCTTCCACACCTTCCGTCACGGAAGAAAGCCTTCGAAACATCGTGCAGGAGATGGTAAACCGGAAAGCCGAGGAAATGATTGAACGTATCGCATGGGAAGTCATTCCCGATCTTGCTGAAGTCATGATTCGAAAAGAAATCGAGCGGCTACAGCAGGAAGTGGAACATTCCTGA
- the recG gene encoding ATP-dependent DNA helicase RecG, with translation TGLSTTPLSGPVRYVKGVGERMASLLARLNVFTVEDLLYFFPYRYEDRRNLRRIAEISEGPFRTVTGIVRYADLKTTARKRFRILQALIEDPSGTLMIKWFNQAYLKKVLQPGKRIILSGKVKRDPYTRALEMENPEYEFLQGNAEETIHTNRIVPIYHTTAGITQRRLRSILFQFVESCAPGRPDCLPEDLRSRLHLPVHADSLMQLHFPNGNVSVEQLNAFRSPYHKRMIFEEFFLMETLLALSRQSRSQFVRGISFSVETPLKKQLLSSLPFALTTAQKRVIGEIQKDMARPVRMSRLLQGDVGCGKTVVAATAAAIALDNGCQVAVMAPTEILAEQLYLNFHTFFDGLGQQTALLTRVVKNAEKEQLRKRIAAGEIGVVVGTQALIQKEIAFQKLGLVIIDEQHRFGVFQRATLMEKGDRPDVLVMTATPIPRSLSLTVYGDLDISVIDELPAGRTPIRTRIIRSREKAGVFRKIEQEIAAGRQAYIVYPLVEETEKSDLAAATEMSEELATKIFPQRRVGLIHSRVKTEEKERIMAAFKKKQLDILVSTTVVEVGIDIPNASVIMVEHAERFGLAQLHQLRGRVGRGRFPSFCFLSVSGRMTPEARRRLAVMETTTDGFRIAEEDLAIRGPGEFFGRRQSGLPDLKLGDILRDARILEAARNEAFERVERDPQLQARENRELAAALRKRYVGKNRLIRVG, from the coding sequence CACCGGCCTCTCCACTACACCCCTTTCCGGCCCGGTGCGATACGTCAAAGGGGTGGGTGAACGGATGGCCTCTCTTCTGGCCAGGCTCAACGTTTTTACCGTCGAAGATCTTCTTTACTTCTTTCCCTATCGATATGAAGACCGTCGGAATCTTCGCCGGATTGCAGAAATTTCCGAAGGTCCCTTCCGTACCGTCACGGGGATCGTACGTTATGCGGATCTCAAAACCACCGCAAGAAAACGGTTTCGTATTCTTCAGGCCCTCATCGAAGACCCTTCCGGAACCCTGATGATCAAATGGTTCAACCAGGCCTATCTGAAAAAGGTCCTGCAACCGGGGAAACGAATCATCCTAAGCGGTAAGGTCAAACGGGATCCCTATACACGGGCACTGGAAATGGAGAATCCGGAATATGAATTTCTGCAGGGGAACGCGGAAGAGACGATCCACACGAACCGGATCGTTCCGATCTATCATACCACCGCGGGGATCACCCAGCGACGGCTGCGATCCATCCTCTTTCAATTCGTGGAGTCTTGCGCTCCCGGTCGGCCCGACTGCCTCCCGGAAGACCTGCGATCCCGGCTCCATCTTCCGGTACATGCCGATTCCCTCATGCAACTTCATTTTCCCAACGGAAATGTCTCCGTGGAACAGCTGAACGCCTTTCGCAGCCCCTATCATAAGCGGATGATCTTCGAAGAGTTCTTTCTCATGGAAACCCTCCTCGCCCTCTCCCGGCAGAGCCGATCGCAATTCGTACGGGGGATCTCCTTTTCGGTGGAGACGCCTCTGAAAAAGCAACTCCTTTCGTCTCTCCCCTTCGCCCTGACGACCGCCCAGAAACGGGTCATCGGGGAAATCCAAAAGGACATGGCCCGCCCCGTCCGGATGAGCCGCCTCCTTCAGGGGGATGTCGGGTGCGGCAAGACGGTTGTCGCCGCCACGGCAGCCGCCATCGCTCTCGATAACGGCTGCCAGGTGGCCGTCATGGCACCGACGGAGATCCTTGCGGAACAACTCTACCTCAACTTTCACACCTTCTTCGACGGATTGGGACAACAAACGGCCCTGCTCACCCGCGTCGTGAAAAATGCCGAGAAGGAGCAACTCCGCAAAAGAATCGCTGCGGGAGAAATCGGTGTAGTCGTCGGGACCCAGGCCCTGATCCAGAAAGAGATCGCCTTTCAGAAGCTGGGCCTGGTGATCATTGACGAACAGCACCGTTTCGGTGTCTTCCAACGGGCAACCCTCATGGAAAAAGGGGACCGCCCCGACGTCCTGGTCATGACCGCCACACCGATCCCCCGGTCCCTTTCCCTCACCGTGTACGGCGATCTCGACATCTCCGTCATCGACGAACTTCCGGCCGGACGCACACCGATCCGGACACGGATTATCCGCTCCCGTGAAAAGGCCGGCGTCTTCCGAAAGATCGAGCAGGAAATCGCCGCAGGACGTCAGGCCTACATCGTCTACCCCCTGGTGGAAGAAACGGAGAAAAGCGACCTGGCGGCCGCCACGGAGATGTCGGAAGAACTCGCCACGAAGATCTTTCCGCAACGGCGGGTGGGACTGATCCACAGTCGGGTCAAGACGGAAGAAAAGGAACGGATCATGGCGGCATTCAAAAAGAAGCAGCTCGACATCCTGGTTTCAACAACGGTCGTGGAAGTCGGGATCGACATCCCCAACGCCTCGGTCATAATGGTTGAGCATGCAGAACGGTTCGGCCTGGCACAGCTCCATCAGCTCCGGGGCCGCGTGGGCCGGGGGAGGTTCCCCTCCTTCTGTTTTCTCTCCGTCTCCGGAAGGATGACCCCCGAAGCACGGCGCAGGCTCGCCGTCATGGAAACCACCACCGACGGATTCCGGATTGCAGAAGAGGACCTCGCCATCCGGGGGCCGGGGGAATTCTTCGGGAGGCGTCAGTCCGGCCTGCCTGACTTGAAGTTAGGCGACATCCTCCGGGATGCCCGGATTCTTGAAGCCGCCCGCAATGAAGCCTTTGAACGGGTCGAACGGGACCCGCAGCTTCAGGCCCGTGAAAACAGGGAACTGGCTGCCGCACTGCGAAAGAGATATGTCGGCAAAAACAGACTGATTCGTGTCGGCTGA
- a CDS encoding response regulator has product MTIRKYRILIVDDERNILHAIQHILVREGFDCTATPSGRKALEIVEKNPPDLMILDVNMPEINGIEICEQVKKNLFLSHIPILMLTGRTRIEDRVTGLDSGADDYLCKPFDNRELVARIRALIRHTVREADRNPTTNLPGNAAVERELAHRIEQGEGFAVCYPDLDNFKAYSDTYGFDAANKVIQLTGRIIAGVVMLEGDEEDFIGHIGGDDFLLVTRPGRAEDICRKIVREFDEKIPSFYETRHLAQGGFVGKDRAGEMKKFPIMSISIAVVIDEQGHFHNLSEIGKLVAKVKKEVKQLAGSQYRINRR; this is encoded by the coding sequence ATGACCATCAGGAAATATCGCATCCTCATTGTTGACGACGAACGGAATATTCTCCATGCCATCCAACATATCCTCGTACGGGAAGGCTTTGACTGTACCGCCACCCCTTCGGGCCGGAAAGCGTTGGAGATCGTGGAGAAGAACCCTCCCGACCTGATGATCCTCGACGTCAACATGCCGGAGATCAATGGAATAGAGATCTGTGAACAGGTGAAGAAAAATCTCTTTCTCTCCCATATCCCGATCCTGATGCTGACAGGACGGACCCGGATCGAAGATCGGGTGACCGGGCTCGATTCCGGGGCCGACGATTATCTCTGCAAACCCTTCGACAACCGGGAGCTGGTGGCAAGGATCCGGGCACTTATCCGCCACACCGTCCGGGAGGCGGACCGTAACCCGACAACCAATTTGCCGGGCAATGCCGCCGTGGAACGGGAACTGGCGCATCGGATTGAACAAGGGGAGGGCTTTGCGGTCTGCTATCCCGACCTGGATAATTTTAAGGCCTATTCCGACACCTACGGTTTTGATGCCGCCAACAAAGTCATCCAGTTAACGGGACGGATCATCGCCGGCGTGGTCATGCTGGAAGGAGACGAAGAGGACTTCATCGGCCATATCGGCGGGGACGATTTCCTCCTCGTGACCCGGCCGGGACGGGCGGAGGACATCTGCCGCAAGATCGTCCGGGAATTCGACGAGAAGATCCCTTCCTTCTACGAGACCCGTCACCTGGCCCAGGGCGGCTTCGTCGGGAAGGACCGGGCCGGGGAAATGAAGAAGTTCCCGATCATGTCGATTTCCATCGCCGTCGTCATAGACGAACAGGGTCATTTTCACAATCTCTCGGAGATCGGCAAACTCGTTGCGAAAGTGAAGAAAGAGGTCAAACAACTGGCGGGCAGTCAATACCGGATCAACCGGCGTTAA
- the pabC gene encoding aminodeoxychorismate lyase, with amino-acid sequence MKVYINGDFFEPQEARVSVFDHGFLYGDGIFETLRSYRGRIFRFDDHFDRLQASADKIALPLPWKKEDCRNLLKEALQINDCPDALLRLSLSRGEGPPGLDPALCKKPTIVVMVRPFHGYPPEDYARGVTIAVVSVRKNLTSALDAGIKSTNFLNNILAKIEAKNAAAMEGVLLNQDGFLTEGTVSNLFFVSHNILCTPSTECGILEGITRKVILELAREEKIVVHEGTFPPEALSNADEVFLTNTSYEVMPVNRVDRQSFRVGPITRRLMEAYRILTGK; translated from the coding sequence ATGAAAGTATACATAAACGGAGATTTTTTTGAACCGCAGGAGGCACGGGTTTCCGTCTTTGACCACGGCTTTCTTTACGGCGACGGGATCTTCGAGACGCTTCGCAGTTATCGAGGACGGATCTTCCGGTTTGACGATCACTTTGACCGATTGCAGGCATCGGCGGACAAAATCGCCCTGCCCCTCCCCTGGAAAAAGGAAGACTGCCGGAATCTTCTGAAGGAAGCCCTTCAAATAAACGACTGTCCCGATGCACTGTTGCGTCTCTCCCTCTCCCGTGGCGAGGGACCGCCCGGCCTCGACCCGGCCCTCTGCAAAAAGCCGACGATCGTAGTAATGGTTCGCCCTTTTCATGGCTACCCCCCGGAAGACTATGCGCGCGGCGTCACGATTGCCGTTGTTTCCGTCCGGAAAAACCTCACCTCGGCCCTCGACGCCGGGATCAAGTCGACCAACTTTCTGAACAACATCCTGGCGAAGATCGAGGCAAAAAATGCGGCGGCAATGGAAGGAGTGCTGCTCAATCAGGATGGTTTTCTGACCGAAGGAACGGTCAGCAATCTCTTCTTCGTCTCTCACAACATACTTTGTACTCCCTCGACGGAATGCGGGATACTGGAAGGGATTACCCGTAAGGTCATCCTTGAACTCGCCCGCGAAGAAAAGATCGTCGTCCACGAAGGCACCTTTCCGCCTGAAGCCCTGTCCAATGCCGACGAGGTGTTTCTCACCAACACCTCCTACGAGGTGATGCCGGTCAACCGTGTGGACCGGCAATCCTTCCGGGTGGGACCGATCACCCGCCGCCTCATGGAAGCCTATCGCATTCTGACCGGGAAGTAG